Proteins found in one Crassostrea angulata isolate pt1a10 chromosome 3, ASM2561291v2, whole genome shotgun sequence genomic segment:
- the LOC128178848 gene encoding uncharacterized protein LOC128178848 isoform X1 has protein sequence MFFRMHHYEINVALWIFFTCEMLGFQCFVIIDCHSKTVKCTGYRGMSDCSLAILEREFPLMFGDNGNLLWPSRPTNFRNSSTNLAERSLVLSWEPPLDSSIRDVRGFFVTIHGVDGLASGLHQCIVIQLNQSLSTTHYKTEFSVTYHPLFESSIYDFRISSLPKIDLNFSSAEGTMGNLIRIKIGKTTDENSPADWTTPVVCQSDGTSITAVFRWPPRRFMMSLMDVTILQLFENRSHFRNNSTRIVLSEDQYGQLHKLQWNYSNLLEPVDQRIMIMISPVDMVKGLGQCVCYNADFLCVGVCKQSSCELVIEHPTQESAGQSGSSYSKDFKEGDPDPDSKTLLPDHIVAICISFALLAISVTSGITLFFFRKHVKFRSHQQNLAESDMHPNNQKASETLTSPEEVLNLGHSRHHPNVSRSPDCSDPFIKPSPELDEASLTLSEQMLQINENYLNTVRRTGSQMSLFAEKISLGGKSV, from the exons ATGTTTTTTAGGATGCACCATTACGAAATCAATGTGGCcctttggatttttttcacGTGCGAAATGTTGGGATTTCAATGTTTTGTTATCATAGATTGTCATTCTAAG ACTGTGAAGTGCACTGGCTACAGAGGAATGTCAG ATTGTTCGTTGGCCATCTTGGAGAGAGAGTTTCCTCTAATGTTTGGAGATAACGGAAACTTACTTTGGCCGAGCAGGCCCACCAATTTCCGAAATAGTTCCACGAACCTGGCGGAGAGAAGTCTTGTTCTAAGCTGGGAACCGCCACTAGAca GCAGCATCCGTGATGTGCGAGGTTTCTTTGTCACAATACACGGCGTGGATGGACTGGCAAGTGGGCTACATCAGTGTATTGTAATACAGCTAAACCAATCCCTGAGTACAACTCACTACAAG ACTGAGTTTTCAGTAACGTATCATCCATTGTTCGAGTCCTCCATTTATGACTTCCGGATAAGCTCTCTTCCAAAGATCGACTTGAATTTCAGTTCTGCCGAAGGTACCATGGGAAACCTTATTCGGATAAAAATAGGGAAAACTACAG ACGAAAACTCGCCTGCTGATTGGACGACTCCAGTGGTCTGCCAGTCAGATGGTACATCTATCACAGCGGTGTTTCGCTGGCCACCGAGACGATTCATGATGTCACTCATGGACGtcacaattttacaattatttgaaaACCGCTCTCATTTTCGGAACAATTCAACCAGGATTGTTTTATCA GAGGACCAGTATGGCCAATTACACAAACTTCAGTGG AACTATAGCAATCTCCTTGAACCAGTAGACCAAAGGATCATGATAATG atCAGTCCAGTTGATATGGTCAAGGGCCTAGGACAATGTGTGTGTTATAACGCCGACTTTCTTTGCGTGGGTGTATGTAAACAGTCTTCGTGCGAGTTGGTCATCGAGCACCCAACACAAG aatCTGCTGGACAGTCTGGAAGTTCGTATAGTAAAGATTTCAAAGAGGGagatcccgatcccgattcaaaAACCCTTCTCCCTGATCACATCGTTGCCATATGTATCTCCTTCGCTCTGCTGGCCATTTCTGTGACGTCAGGAATTACACTGTTCTTTTTTCGTAAACACGTCAAATTTAGAAGCCACCAACAAAACCTTG CAGAGTCGGACATGCATCCGAACAACCAAAAAGCCTCGGAAACTCTGACTTCTCCGGAAGAAGTACTTAATTTGGGCCATTCTCGACATCATCCGAATGTCTCTCGCTCACCAGATTGCAGTGATCCCTTTATCAAACCTTCTCCAGAATTAGATGAAGCAAGTCTAACGCTCAGCGAACAAATGCTTCAAATCAACGAGAACTATCTAAATACTGTTCGTCGAACCGGAAGTCAGATGTCTTTGTTCGCGGAAAAAATTAGTCTTGGTGGAAAAAGCGTTTGA
- the LOC128178848 gene encoding uncharacterized protein LOC128178848 isoform X2 yields MFFRMHHYEINVALWIFFTCEMLGFQCFVIIDCHSKTVKCTGYRGMSDCSLAILEREFPLMFGDNGNLLWPSRPTNFRNSSTNLAERSLVLSWEPPLDSSIRDVRGFFVTIHGVDGLASGLHQCIVIQLNQSLSTTHYKTEFSVTYHPLFESSIYDFRISSLPKIDLNFSSAEGTMGNLIRIKIGKTTDENSPADWTTPVVCQSDGTSITAVFRWPPRRFMMSLMDVTILQLFENRSHFRNNSTRIVLSEDQYGQLHKLQWNYSNLLEPVDQRIMIMISPVDMVKGLGQCVCYNADFLCVGVCKQSSCELVIEHPTQESAGQSGSSYSKDFKEGDPDPDSKTLLPDHIVAICISFALLAISVTSGITLFFFRKHVKFRSHQQNLESDMHPNNQKASETLTSPEEVLNLGHSRHHPNVSRSPDCSDPFIKPSPELDEASLTLSEQMLQINENYLNTVRRTGSQMSLFAEKISLGGKSV; encoded by the exons ATGTTTTTTAGGATGCACCATTACGAAATCAATGTGGCcctttggatttttttcacGTGCGAAATGTTGGGATTTCAATGTTTTGTTATCATAGATTGTCATTCTAAG ACTGTGAAGTGCACTGGCTACAGAGGAATGTCAG ATTGTTCGTTGGCCATCTTGGAGAGAGAGTTTCCTCTAATGTTTGGAGATAACGGAAACTTACTTTGGCCGAGCAGGCCCACCAATTTCCGAAATAGTTCCACGAACCTGGCGGAGAGAAGTCTTGTTCTAAGCTGGGAACCGCCACTAGAca GCAGCATCCGTGATGTGCGAGGTTTCTTTGTCACAATACACGGCGTGGATGGACTGGCAAGTGGGCTACATCAGTGTATTGTAATACAGCTAAACCAATCCCTGAGTACAACTCACTACAAG ACTGAGTTTTCAGTAACGTATCATCCATTGTTCGAGTCCTCCATTTATGACTTCCGGATAAGCTCTCTTCCAAAGATCGACTTGAATTTCAGTTCTGCCGAAGGTACCATGGGAAACCTTATTCGGATAAAAATAGGGAAAACTACAG ACGAAAACTCGCCTGCTGATTGGACGACTCCAGTGGTCTGCCAGTCAGATGGTACATCTATCACAGCGGTGTTTCGCTGGCCACCGAGACGATTCATGATGTCACTCATGGACGtcacaattttacaattatttgaaaACCGCTCTCATTTTCGGAACAATTCAACCAGGATTGTTTTATCA GAGGACCAGTATGGCCAATTACACAAACTTCAGTGG AACTATAGCAATCTCCTTGAACCAGTAGACCAAAGGATCATGATAATG atCAGTCCAGTTGATATGGTCAAGGGCCTAGGACAATGTGTGTGTTATAACGCCGACTTTCTTTGCGTGGGTGTATGTAAACAGTCTTCGTGCGAGTTGGTCATCGAGCACCCAACACAAG aatCTGCTGGACAGTCTGGAAGTTCGTATAGTAAAGATTTCAAAGAGGGagatcccgatcccgattcaaaAACCCTTCTCCCTGATCACATCGTTGCCATATGTATCTCCTTCGCTCTGCTGGCCATTTCTGTGACGTCAGGAATTACACTGTTCTTTTTTCGTAAACACGTCAAATTTAGAAGCCACCAACAAAACCTTG AGTCGGACATGCATCCGAACAACCAAAAAGCCTCGGAAACTCTGACTTCTCCGGAAGAAGTACTTAATTTGGGCCATTCTCGACATCATCCGAATGTCTCTCGCTCACCAGATTGCAGTGATCCCTTTATCAAACCTTCTCCAGAATTAGATGAAGCAAGTCTAACGCTCAGCGAACAAATGCTTCAAATCAACGAGAACTATCTAAATACTGTTCGTCGAACCGGAAGTCAGATGTCTTTGTTCGCGGAAAAAATTAGTCTTGGTGGAAAAAGCGTTTGA